The following proteins are co-located in the Candidatus Paracaedibacter acanthamoebae genome:
- a CDS encoding MFS transporter: protein MKRSLFKTVTASLIGNLFEWYDFALFGYFAPIIGKLFFPSENKSVELIAAFGAFAAGYLIRPLGGMIFGHIGDRMGRKKAMVWSILLMAVPTALIGVLPTYAEIGIWAPILLMAIRMLQGISMGGNYGGSITFTTEHTDPSQRGLIGSFAVTSCLLGILVGSGAAALANYIFSEPELMSWGWRAPFIVGILICFVGFYIRRNIPESPEYIIAQEAGELKKNPIREVFASHGRTLVKVVMAVMLHDLSFYILLVYMATHLSTQLGLSQGMALAINTASLVVVSIFTVISAWLSDKIGRKAVLGGAAFLFVIGTIPLLSIVNNTQDPWVILGAQMLLSIAVGGYFGPLPALMVEAYPTAVRFSAVTITTNISGPLFGGTAPMLVTFLIDKTGSNMVPAFYLTFGAVIALIVLRSIKNQQKDGATDLNDFKAAA, encoded by the coding sequence ATGAAAAGGTCTTTGTTTAAAACCGTAACTGCAAGTTTGATTGGTAATTTGTTTGAGTGGTACGATTTCGCTCTATTCGGTTATTTTGCTCCCATTATTGGAAAATTATTCTTTCCTTCAGAGAACAAATCTGTTGAATTAATCGCTGCTTTTGGGGCTTTTGCAGCAGGATATTTAATTCGTCCCCTCGGTGGCATGATTTTTGGTCATATTGGCGATCGGATGGGTCGTAAAAAGGCGATGGTATGGTCCATTCTCTTGATGGCTGTCCCCACGGCATTAATCGGCGTTTTACCCACCTATGCGGAAATTGGGATTTGGGCTCCTATCCTATTGATGGCAATTCGTATGCTGCAAGGTATTTCAATGGGGGGAAATTATGGGGGGTCTATCACCTTTACAACGGAACATACAGACCCCAGTCAACGAGGTCTTATCGGTAGTTTTGCCGTTACCAGCTGCTTACTTGGGATTTTAGTAGGTTCTGGTGCCGCGGCCCTTGCAAATTATATTTTTTCCGAGCCCGAATTAATGAGTTGGGGATGGCGCGCTCCATTTATTGTCGGTATTTTAATTTGTTTTGTTGGTTTTTATATCCGTCGCAATATTCCTGAGTCTCCTGAATACATTATTGCGCAGGAAGCAGGTGAGTTAAAAAAGAATCCAATTAGAGAAGTTTTTGCCTCGCATGGTCGTACATTGGTGAAAGTTGTTATGGCCGTTATGTTGCATGACTTGAGCTTCTATATTCTTTTAGTCTACATGGCAACTCATTTAAGTACTCAGTTAGGATTGTCTCAAGGAATGGCGCTTGCCATTAATACGGCGAGCTTGGTAGTTGTGAGTATTTTTACAGTTATTTCGGCTTGGCTGTCTGACAAGATTGGACGCAAAGCCGTTTTGGGGGGAGCTGCATTTTTGTTTGTTATTGGGACAATTCCGCTGCTAAGCATTGTCAACAATACTCAGGATCCATGGGTGATTTTAGGTGCGCAAATGTTGTTGTCCATTGCTGTTGGCGGGTATTTTGGTCCCCTCCCAGCTCTCATGGTTGAAGCTTATCCGACAGCAGTTCGTTTTTCTGCCGTAACAATTACAACAAATATTAGTGGTCCGTTGTTTGGCGGTACTGCTCCTATGCTTGTTACATTTCTGATTGACAAAACTGGCAGCAATATGGTGCCCGCCTTTTATTTAACTTTTGGGGCGGTGATCGCCCTTATTGTTCTGCGTTCCATCAAGAACCAGCAAAAAGATGGGGCAACGGACCTTAACGACTTTAAGGCCGCCGCCTAA
- a CDS encoding Npt1/Npt2 family nucleotide transporter, which translates to MSQANEAVKKPEFTGLRAILWPIHNYEIKKFLPMGLMMFCILFNYTVLRDTKDALVVNAPGSGAEALAFIKLFGTTPAAILFMIAYAKMSNVLSRQGLFYAALIPFLVFFGAFALFIYPNRESFHMSEAAIAAMKADYPNIAWFVPVIGNWSYSLFYVLSELWGSAVISLLFWQFANEITRVAEAKRFYGMFGLIGNFGLILSGSVVYMFSKNRGNLPEGVDPWGWTLNYLMGFVVISGLLVVAIYAWMNKAVLTDKRYYDGEVASTGSKKKDKPKLSLSESFMYLVRSPYLGMIAMIVLAYGVSINIVEGVWKGQVKIAFHGDNNAYNAFMGQFSAVTGCITVLLMIAGNNILRRFSWLSAAMITPIMILITSLIFFGVIMYSESIGNPEYAIAGTTMVMVAVMTGFVQNVLSKATKYSLFDPTKEMAYIPLDQELKVKGKAAVDVIGGRAGKSGGATIQAVLLSAFAGQTLASLSHILAIITIIVVGLWLASVLSLSKRFRALTEQREAEAKAKA; encoded by the coding sequence ATGTCACAAGCGAATGAAGCTGTGAAAAAACCAGAGTTTACCGGCTTACGCGCCATTCTCTGGCCGATTCACAATTATGAAATCAAAAAGTTCCTTCCAATGGGACTCATGATGTTCTGTATCTTGTTTAACTATACCGTGTTACGCGATACGAAGGACGCTCTAGTTGTTAACGCCCCGGGATCCGGTGCAGAGGCATTGGCCTTTATTAAGTTGTTCGGGACCACGCCGGCGGCAATTTTGTTCATGATTGCTTATGCAAAAATGTCCAACGTCTTAAGCCGTCAAGGTCTTTTCTATGCAGCCTTAATACCATTTCTGGTATTTTTTGGCGCATTCGCGTTATTTATTTACCCCAATCGTGAATCCTTCCATATGAGTGAAGCCGCAATTGCTGCGATGAAGGCTGACTATCCGAATATCGCTTGGTTTGTTCCGGTCATTGGTAACTGGAGCTATAGCTTGTTCTATGTTCTGTCGGAATTATGGGGTAGTGCTGTTATTTCCTTGCTTTTCTGGCAATTTGCTAACGAAATTACGCGGGTAGCGGAAGCAAAGCGTTTTTATGGGATGTTTGGTTTGATCGGAAACTTCGGTTTGATTCTTTCGGGCTCCGTTGTGTATATGTTCTCTAAAAACCGTGGTAATCTTCCCGAAGGTGTTGATCCATGGGGTTGGACTTTGAACTATTTGATGGGTTTTGTTGTCATCTCTGGTTTGCTTGTGGTCGCAATCTATGCTTGGATGAACAAGGCTGTTTTGACGGACAAGCGCTATTATGATGGTGAGGTTGCTAGCACTGGAAGTAAGAAAAAAGATAAGCCTAAACTATCTTTGTCTGAAAGTTTTATGTATCTCGTTCGCTCTCCCTACTTAGGGATGATTGCGATGATCGTTCTGGCTTATGGCGTCTCTATTAACATCGTTGAAGGCGTTTGGAAAGGACAAGTTAAGATTGCATTCCATGGCGACAATAATGCCTACAATGCATTCATGGGACAATTCTCAGCGGTAACCGGTTGTATCACAGTTCTTTTGATGATTGCAGGTAACAATATTCTGCGTCGCTTTAGTTGGCTATCCGCTGCCATGATTACGCCAATCATGATCTTAATTACAAGCTTGATTTTCTTTGGTGTTATTATGTATTCCGAAAGCATCGGTAATCCAGAATATGCTATTGCCGGAACAACAATGGTGATGGTTGCCGTGATGACAGGCTTCGTCCAGAACGTTTTGTCTAAAGCAACAAAATACTCCTTGTTTGACCCAACAAAGGAAATGGCTTACATTCCGTTGGATCAAGAACTTAAAGTTAAAGGTAAAGCAGCTGTTGATGTTATTGGTGGACGGGCGGGTAAATCCGGTGGTGCAACAATTCAAGCTGTCTTGCTTAGTGCGTTTGCTGGTCAAACCTTGGCAAGCTTATCCCACATTCTAGCGATTATTACAATTATTGTGGTTGGTCTGTGGTTGGCCTCTGTTCTTTCTTTGTCTAAGCGTTTCCGCGCCTTGACAGAACAACGTGAAGCCGAAGCAAAAGCTAAAGCATAA
- the ruvB gene encoding Holliday junction branch migration DNA helicase RuvB → MEERIIAPDEMGEDSLNHSLRPEKLTDFTGQEDVRQNLKIFIDAAKSRNEALDHVLLYGPPGLGKTTLAQIIAKEMGVNFRSTSGPIIARAGDLAAILTNLQPHDVLFIDEIHRLNPAVEEVLYPAMEDFKLDLMIGEGPSARSIQIDLPPFTLIGATTRSGLLTQPLRERFGIPLRLQFYTVDELKKIIMRSALLLGCEIAEKAAGEIAARSRGTPRIAGRLIRRVRDFAAVSEDKEILLELTRTALNRLGVDPLGLDAQDRRYLQYLADYYKGGPAGVETLAAALSEQKDTLEEVIEPYLIQCGLVQRTSRGRVLTELAYEHLNLL, encoded by the coding sequence ATGGAAGAAAGGATAATTGCTCCGGATGAAATGGGGGAAGATTCACTCAATCACTCCTTACGCCCTGAAAAGCTAACTGATTTTACTGGGCAAGAGGATGTCCGGCAAAATCTAAAAATTTTTATTGATGCTGCCAAATCTCGTAATGAAGCTCTTGATCATGTTCTACTGTATGGCCCGCCTGGATTGGGTAAAACAACGTTGGCTCAGATTATTGCGAAAGAAATGGGTGTCAATTTTCGTTCAACGTCGGGTCCAATTATTGCACGAGCTGGGGATTTGGCCGCCATTCTAACAAATCTTCAGCCCCATGATGTTTTATTTATCGATGAAATTCATCGTCTCAATCCCGCTGTCGAAGAGGTTCTTTATCCGGCGATGGAAGATTTTAAACTTGATTTAATGATTGGGGAAGGCCCGTCTGCGCGGTCGATCCAGATTGATTTACCACCCTTCACCCTTATTGGTGCAACAACACGATCGGGACTGTTGACGCAGCCATTGCGAGAAAGATTTGGAATTCCTCTGCGGTTACAATTTTATACGGTTGATGAACTAAAGAAAATTATTATGCGGAGTGCTTTATTGCTTGGCTGTGAGATTGCTGAAAAAGCAGCTGGTGAGATTGCGGCCAGATCTCGCGGAACTCCTCGTATTGCTGGCCGATTGATTCGGCGGGTGCGCGATTTTGCGGCAGTGTCAGAAGACAAGGAAATCCTTTTAGAACTCACACGCACCGCTTTAAATCGGTTAGGGGTGGACCCGTTAGGGTTGGATGCTCAAGACCGTCGTTATTTGCAATATCTAGCCGATTATTACAAAGGCGGGCCAGCGGGTGTTGAAACATTGGCGGCAGCCCTTTCGGAGCAAAAAGATACATTGGAAGAGGTTATCGAACCCTATTTGATTCAGTGTGGTTTAGTACAACGGACGTCGCGCGGCCGAGTTTTAACTGAATTAGCCTATGAACATCTAAATTTACTGTAA
- the ruvA gene encoding Holliday junction branch migration protein RuvA — protein MIAKLKGLVDSTGLDWVILDVQGICYRLFVSHKTMVQLPSQGEAIALHTEMLVRQEQPILYGFATPYEQEWFNKLITVQGVGARVALALLSALTPDDLIRAIQTGDKVLICQADGVGPKLASRLITELKDKVKGVEIVTSSIDLNVSSSSNASDVLSALENLGYKRAEAAPAVARAIEEEGVTSPTAVLIRRALGFLAAKINGAA, from the coding sequence ATGATAGCAAAACTCAAAGGATTGGTTGATTCAACCGGACTGGATTGGGTTATCCTTGATGTCCAGGGTATTTGCTATCGCCTTTTTGTCTCTCATAAAACCATGGTTCAGTTACCCTCCCAAGGGGAGGCTATTGCCCTGCATACAGAAATGTTGGTCCGGCAAGAACAACCAATTTTGTATGGGTTTGCGACTCCCTATGAACAAGAATGGTTTAATAAGTTGATTACTGTTCAAGGCGTGGGCGCCCGAGTTGCGTTAGCTCTTTTATCAGCTCTCACCCCAGATGACTTAATCCGAGCCATTCAGACTGGTGATAAAGTCTTAATTTGCCAAGCTGATGGGGTTGGTCCTAAACTTGCCTCTCGCTTGATAACCGAGCTTAAAGACAAGGTCAAGGGTGTTGAAATTGTAACATCATCAATCGACCTTAATGTTAGCAGTTCTAGTAATGCCAGTGATGTCTTATCAGCGCTGGAAAACCTCGGGTATAAAAGGGCTGAGGCGGCGCCAGCTGTTGCGAGAGCCATTGAAGAAGAAGGCGTAACCTCCCCGACAGCGGTCTTAATTCGTCGCGCCTTAGGCTTTTTAGCTGCCAAAATTAATGGAGCTGCCTAA
- the leuS gene encoding leucine--tRNA ligase: MSYPFRDVETKWQQTWEQENAYKTPEQSNRPKSYVLEMFPYPSGKLHMGHVRNYAIGDAIARLKRLQGYDVLHPMGWDAFGLPAENAAIQGGVCPEKWTLENIEEMKNQFKLLSISFDWERELATCLPDYYGHEQKFFLDFYKQGLAYRRESWVNWDPVDNCVLANEQVISGKGWRSGATVEKRKLMQWSLKITDYAQELLDDLSTLTGWPEKVVKMQENWIGRSEGALINFEIDGYPQVLSVFTTRPETLFGASFCGIAPTHPIADEVAQNNPELAMFIEDCQRTPTTEEALSTVEKKGYDTGLRVKHPFIKDVTIPLYVANFVLMDYGTGAIFACPAHDERDFDFATAYGLPIRPVVMPEAGETINGIAYTGPGTMINSEFLNGLDVLSARRRAIEEVEKLGMGQGQVTFRLRDWSVSRQRYWGCPIPIIYCDDCGIVPVPEKDLPVKLPMDVTFDQTGNPLDYHPTWKHTTCPLCQGKATRETDTLDTFFESSWYFLRFCDTKTADPLNKAAAQHWMPVDAYIGGIEHAVLHLLYARFFTKALRDCGYVSINEPFKNLLTQGMVCHSSFKDSDGQWLFPHEVTKVSENKYISKKDGMPVTVGRSEKMSKSKKNVVDPKEMIDTYGVDAVRLFVMSDTPPEKDFEWSDEGLEGAWRYLNRLWRVLETVIENKAREGADDASLALRKIAHQTIDKFVHGYGRHAFNKVIAFARELTRTLEEACQNSAVSGAALIETAKILMLGLNPLIPHLTSEMWKMSADAGDILQAEWPVADPDLAVKSEVTIAVQVNGKMRGSFQAAIDTDQETLFEQAKELATVHREIDGKTIRKTIVVPNRIVNIVV; this comes from the coding sequence ATGTCCTATCCTTTTCGTGATGTAGAAACAAAATGGCAACAAACTTGGGAACAAGAAAACGCCTATAAAACGCCAGAACAATCCAATCGTCCAAAAAGTTATGTGTTGGAAATGTTCCCTTATCCCTCTGGTAAATTGCATATGGGGCATGTTCGCAATTATGCAATTGGTGATGCGATCGCCCGTCTAAAAAGACTGCAGGGGTATGATGTTTTACATCCAATGGGGTGGGATGCCTTCGGTTTACCGGCTGAAAATGCAGCTATTCAAGGGGGGGTATGCCCTGAAAAGTGGACGCTTGAAAATATTGAAGAAATGAAAAATCAGTTTAAATTGCTTAGCATTTCATTTGATTGGGAGAGAGAGCTCGCCACGTGTTTGCCAGACTATTATGGTCACGAACAAAAGTTTTTCCTAGATTTTTATAAACAGGGGCTTGCCTATCGTCGTGAGTCTTGGGTTAACTGGGATCCGGTCGATAATTGCGTGTTGGCCAACGAGCAAGTTATTAGTGGTAAAGGTTGGCGTTCTGGCGCAACTGTTGAAAAACGTAAGTTAATGCAATGGTCCTTGAAAATTACAGACTATGCCCAAGAACTGTTGGATGATTTATCAACCTTAACCGGTTGGCCTGAAAAAGTCGTCAAAATGCAAGAAAACTGGATTGGTCGATCAGAGGGGGCCTTAATCAATTTTGAAATTGATGGTTATCCTCAGGTTCTGTCTGTCTTTACAACGCGCCCAGAAACTTTATTTGGAGCTTCTTTCTGTGGGATTGCCCCGACTCATCCCATTGCCGATGAAGTTGCGCAAAATAATCCAGAATTAGCTATGTTTATAGAAGATTGTCAGCGCACCCCTACAACGGAAGAGGCTTTAAGTACTGTTGAGAAAAAAGGCTATGACACGGGGCTGCGCGTTAAACATCCGTTTATCAAGGATGTGACAATTCCGTTGTATGTGGCGAATTTCGTTTTAATGGACTATGGAACGGGTGCAATTTTTGCTTGTCCCGCCCATGATGAACGGGATTTTGACTTTGCTACAGCCTATGGATTGCCAATCCGGCCCGTTGTAATGCCTGAGGCTGGCGAAACCATAAATGGGATAGCTTATACTGGACCGGGAACAATGATTAATTCTGAGTTTCTTAATGGATTGGATGTGCTATCCGCGCGGCGTCGTGCTATTGAGGAGGTTGAAAAGCTGGGGATGGGGCAAGGACAGGTGACTTTCCGTCTGCGTGATTGGTCAGTTTCTCGTCAACGCTATTGGGGATGCCCGATTCCAATTATTTATTGTGATGACTGTGGGATCGTGCCGGTACCGGAAAAGGATCTGCCCGTTAAGCTGCCTATGGATGTAACCTTTGATCAGACAGGTAACCCCTTAGATTACCATCCAACTTGGAAGCATACAACCTGTCCATTGTGTCAGGGTAAGGCAACCCGTGAAACGGATACATTAGATACATTTTTTGAATCCTCTTGGTATTTCTTGCGTTTCTGCGATACTAAAACGGCTGATCCACTCAACAAGGCCGCTGCCCAGCACTGGATGCCAGTCGATGCTTATATTGGGGGAATTGAACATGCTGTGTTGCACTTGCTATATGCTCGGTTTTTTACGAAAGCCTTACGTGATTGTGGCTATGTATCCATCAATGAACCATTTAAGAATCTTTTAACTCAAGGGATGGTTTGTCACTCAAGCTTTAAGGACAGCGATGGACAGTGGTTGTTTCCTCATGAGGTGACCAAAGTTTCAGAAAACAAGTATATTTCTAAAAAAGATGGCATGCCGGTAACGGTTGGACGGTCTGAAAAAATGAGCAAGTCCAAGAAGAACGTGGTTGATCCCAAAGAAATGATTGATACCTATGGGGTTGATGCTGTCCGTTTATTCGTGATGTCGGATACACCCCCAGAAAAAGATTTCGAATGGAGTGATGAAGGCCTTGAAGGGGCTTGGCGTTATTTAAATCGTCTGTGGCGTGTCTTAGAAACCGTGATTGAAAACAAAGCCCGAGAAGGGGCAGACGATGCCTCCTTAGCTTTGCGCAAAATTGCCCATCAAACAATCGACAAATTTGTTCATGGGTATGGCCGTCATGCTTTTAATAAGGTTATTGCCTTTGCGCGGGAATTAACCCGGACTTTAGAGGAAGCCTGTCAGAATTCTGCAGTTTCCGGTGCGGCCTTGATAGAAACAGCCAAAATTTTAATGTTGGGCTTAAATCCATTAATCCCCCATTTAACAAGCGAAATGTGGAAGATGAGTGCGGATGCTGGCGATATTCTTCAGGCCGAGTGGCCAGTGGCGGATCCTGACTTGGCAGTTAAAAGCGAAGTGACGATTGCAGTCCAGGTCAATGGTAAAATGCGGGGTAGTTTCCAAGCCGCTATAGATACTGATCAAGAAACCTTGTTCGAGCAGGCTAAGGAATTAGCGACGGTTCACCGTGAAATCGACGGTAAAACAATTCGTAAAACAATTGTGGTACCAAATCGTATTGTGAATATTGTTGTTTAG
- a CDS encoding DUF3576 domain-containing protein, whose translation MNHILLSVVCGAALLSGCSGDYTPKEGQEAPIGRDDARKRGYGTLFGDDVLLFGATKKYDPSQGSASRVNHHLWQASLDVLSFMPLASSDAAGGVIVTDWYSTPEKPNERIKVTVKITDRVLRSDALHVTINKQIKKAGDWVAMTADPKIARDMEDLILTKARDLKVKAGK comes from the coding sequence GTGAATCATATTTTGCTCAGTGTAGTCTGTGGGGCTGCTTTATTATCTGGCTGTTCAGGGGATTATACTCCCAAGGAAGGTCAGGAAGCACCCATTGGTCGGGATGATGCTCGCAAACGAGGATATGGAACCTTGTTTGGAGACGATGTCTTGCTGTTTGGGGCAACAAAAAAATATGATCCCAGTCAAGGGAGTGCTTCACGGGTCAACCATCATTTATGGCAAGCATCCTTGGATGTATTATCCTTTATGCCATTGGCTTCTTCGGATGCGGCGGGGGGTGTTATTGTTACTGATTGGTATAGTACACCAGAAAAACCCAATGAGCGGATCAAAGTTACCGTCAAAATTACCGACCGTGTTCTTCGATCGGATGCTTTACACGTGACGATCAACAAGCAAATTAAAAAAGCCGGCGATTGGGTGGCAATGACTGCTGATCCAAAAATTGCCCGAGATATGGAAGATCTCATTTTAACCAAAGCCCGTGATCTAAAAGTTAAAGCAGGAAAGTAA
- a CDS encoding OPT family oligopeptide transporter yields the protein MSSTNRTQTSESIESQQQPGTVIPFIKASENIPETTLKAILLGIILAVVLAGSNAYLGLKMGQTISASIPAAVISMAVLRFFRNSTILENNIVQTIASAGEVVAASTIFTIPALLVLQYWQTLDYWQITLIAVIGGVLGVLFSVPLRRALIVEGGLKFPEGVATAEVLKAGSSKDESDTNGGAGLLVGGAIGASILKFFQSGFQLISESISGWVKVGGTVFGFSNGLSLAMVGAGYIVGLKVAINLFVGALIAWGVIVPLYAYFSGPEAFGLDAGASAEALAMAIKGAKIRYIGVGTMVFGGIYAIVNLVKPIKAAVSSSFTAMKLARQGGSEKPIRTEHDIPMTWVIGGTLLLSIPIMLLFNHVLGAANLPLSSFTYGFTLVFLTVASLIIGFICASIGGYMAGIVGSSANPLSGITIGAILLVSFSLLTILGNEITFGVASKEVLSLAAVVIFIGGVVAAAASLSCDNLQDLKSGQLVGATPWKQQLTLIIGVVAGAAVVAPILQLLFDAYGIGGVFPREGMDPSKALAAPQATLMASVAQGIFEHKLDWVLVMMGAGIGLAIVLIDRLILAPRASEYRLSALAVALGIYLPMDVILPIVIGGTLSYFARRSLKKKVSSESSEKQEKAFSIAERKGLLFSAGMIAGDAMIGIFLAIPFAAYQSTSVFALVDESFSQTAAILGILSFMAFGYILYNLGSKKHTA from the coding sequence ATGTCGAGTACCAATCGTACACAAACGAGTGAGTCTATAGAATCACAACAACAACCGGGAACCGTGATTCCCTTTATTAAAGCTTCCGAAAATATTCCCGAAACTACGCTCAAGGCAATTCTATTAGGTATTATTCTAGCTGTTGTTTTGGCCGGTTCCAATGCCTATTTGGGACTAAAGATGGGGCAAACTATTTCTGCATCTATTCCAGCTGCTGTTATTTCTATGGCTGTGTTGCGCTTTTTCAGAAATTCAACAATTCTTGAGAATAATATTGTTCAAACGATTGCTTCTGCGGGTGAAGTTGTTGCAGCGAGTACAATTTTTACAATTCCAGCGTTGTTAGTATTGCAATATTGGCAAACACTAGATTATTGGCAAATTACCTTGATCGCCGTGATTGGTGGTGTGTTAGGTGTTCTCTTTTCAGTTCCCTTGCGTCGAGCATTGATCGTCGAAGGCGGGTTAAAATTCCCGGAAGGTGTTGCGACGGCCGAAGTTTTGAAGGCTGGATCAAGTAAAGATGAATCTGATACAAATGGTGGGGCTGGACTTTTGGTGGGGGGCGCCATTGGAGCTAGTATTTTGAAGTTCTTTCAAAGTGGTTTCCAACTCATCAGTGAATCTATTTCAGGCTGGGTTAAGGTCGGTGGAACAGTTTTTGGTTTTAGCAATGGATTATCACTTGCAATGGTCGGAGCCGGCTATATTGTGGGTCTAAAAGTCGCGATTAACCTTTTTGTGGGAGCTTTGATTGCCTGGGGCGTGATTGTTCCTTTGTATGCTTATTTTAGTGGACCAGAAGCTTTTGGTTTAGATGCAGGTGCGTCGGCTGAAGCTCTTGCCATGGCAATCAAAGGCGCAAAAATTCGCTATATTGGTGTGGGCACCATGGTTTTTGGTGGTATTTATGCTATTGTTAATTTGGTAAAACCAATTAAGGCAGCTGTTTCTTCATCTTTTACGGCGATGAAGTTAGCACGCCAAGGGGGATCAGAAAAACCAATTCGGACCGAGCATGATATTCCCATGACATGGGTTATTGGCGGTACCTTATTGCTGTCTATTCCTATTATGCTGTTGTTTAACCATGTGTTAGGAGCGGCAAACTTGCCTTTGTCTTCTTTCACTTATGGATTCACCTTAGTCTTCTTGACAGTAGCATCCTTAATAATTGGATTTATTTGTGCCTCGATCGGGGGTTATATGGCGGGTATTGTTGGCTCTTCTGCCAATCCGTTGTCCGGCATCACGATTGGCGCAATTCTTTTGGTTAGCTTTTCCCTTTTAACTATTCTAGGTAATGAAATCACTTTTGGCGTTGCGTCAAAAGAAGTTCTTTCTTTGGCTGCTGTTGTTATCTTCATCGGCGGTGTTGTGGCAGCTGCTGCCTCCTTGAGCTGTGATAATCTTCAAGATTTGAAGTCTGGTCAATTGGTCGGCGCCACTCCCTGGAAGCAACAGTTAACCCTAATTATTGGTGTGGTAGCAGGGGCGGCTGTTGTGGCACCTATTTTGCAACTCTTGTTTGATGCCTATGGTATCGGTGGCGTTTTCCCTCGGGAAGGGATGGATCCTTCTAAAGCTCTCGCAGCACCCCAAGCGACTTTAATGGCCAGCGTGGCTCAGGGTATTTTTGAACATAAGCTTGATTGGGTTTTGGTTATGATGGGCGCCGGAATTGGTCTGGCCATCGTCTTAATCGATCGTTTAATTTTGGCACCTCGGGCTTCTGAGTACAGATTGTCTGCTTTAGCAGTGGCTTTGGGTATTTATTTACCCATGGATGTTATCTTACCAATTGTTATTGGTGGTACTCTTAGCTACTTTGCACGCCGCTCCTTAAAAAAGAAAGTTTCTTCTGAGTCTTCAGAAAAGCAAGAAAAGGCCTTTAGTATTGCTGAGCGCAAGGGGTTGCTGTTCAGTGCGGGCATGATTGCTGGGGATGCTATGATTGGTATTTTCTTGGCCATTCCATTTGCAGCTTATCAAAGTACAAGTGTTTTTGCGCTGGTTGATGAGTCATTCTCTCAGACCGCAGCCATCCTTGGAATACTTTCTTTTATGGCTTTCGGTTATATTTTATATAACCTTGGATCAAAAAAGCATACTGCATAA
- a CDS encoding phosphatase PAP2 family protein, whose amino-acid sequence MSILSQLFLQSAQFYTLVLIIVIGLVFIDRRIFLRALSIMLFSMVFNTFLKSLFKIPLKAHFKRNWYAFPSGHANTSATFYGYLIHRFKTPLLTLIGGILIIGICWALVHNHYHDWVDVIAAVGFSILLIFIFHWLETTKLFKDNFMLLILIMTVAAYGLVKISPTITSHTAIPLGALMGVTVTAILEKMFGYQSIHPVIDFLIIIVGILGLQALFAKLGLNSYTYTVLEYGLISWWGTYSPHIFAKLKR is encoded by the coding sequence ATGAGTATACTCTCTCAACTGTTTCTTCAAAGCGCCCAATTTTACACTCTTGTTTTAATAATTGTTATCGGATTGGTTTTTATTGATCGACGTATTTTTTTGCGGGCCTTGAGTATCATGCTCTTCAGCATGGTTTTTAATACCTTTCTTAAATCCCTTTTTAAGATCCCCTTAAAAGCTCATTTTAAAAGAAATTGGTACGCTTTTCCCAGTGGCCATGCCAACACATCCGCAACCTTTTATGGATACCTAATCCATCGTTTTAAAACCCCTTTGCTCACCCTTATTGGGGGGATTTTAATTATAGGAATTTGCTGGGCTTTGGTACACAATCATTACCATGACTGGGTGGATGTGATTGCTGCCGTTGGATTTTCAATTCTATTAATTTTTATCTTTCATTGGCTTGAGACGACAAAGCTTTTCAAAGATAATTTCATGCTCCTTATTCTTATCATGACCGTTGCGGCTTATGGGTTAGTGAAGATTTCCCCGACCATTACATCCCATACCGCTATTCCTTTAGGCGCCTTAATGGGTGTCACTGTAACAGCAATTTTAGAGAAAATGTTCGGCTATCAGAGCATTCATCCTGTCATCGATTTTTTGATTATTATTGTGGGTATTTTGGGACTTCAAGCATTGTTTGCAAAACTAGGCCTTAATAGCTATACTTACACAGTCTTAGAATATGGCCTCATTAGTTGGTGGGGCACTTATAGCCCTCATATTTTTGCGAAATTAAAAAGGTAA